A window of the bacterium HR11 genome harbors these coding sequences:
- a CDS encoding putative NTE family protein, with product MTTALVLCGGAAHGAIEVGLYRALVELGIEFDFIVGTSIGAVNGALIAAGLSPAELESRWRHIRTADVLDFRRGWLRLLRNAPALCDGWRTEQFIRRVLPFHTFAHLPRKLAVVATDLMTGEAVVLDRDDLVEAVLASIALPGLLPPRRYRGRWLVDGGLAANLPVRVAYEMGARRVIAFSCQCMSRPAEVPRGALDVLFHCVSLMIATQMRLQLESVAGRLEAVILEGCPGTDLDPLDFDRAYELIEPAYRSARAQLLQRVRSEISVA from the coding sequence ATGACGACGGCTCTGGTCCTTTGCGGCGGCGCGGCCCACGGGGCCATCGAGGTCGGCCTCTACCGGGCCCTGGTCGAGTTGGGCATCGAATTCGACTTCATCGTCGGGACGTCTATCGGGGCCGTCAACGGGGCTCTGATCGCGGCGGGGCTGTCGCCGGCCGAGCTGGAATCCCGGTGGCGGCACATCCGAACGGCGGACGTCCTCGATTTCCGTCGGGGTTGGCTTCGCCTTTTACGAAATGCGCCCGCCCTCTGCGACGGATGGCGGACCGAGCAGTTCATCCGACGGGTCCTGCCCTTTCACACTTTTGCGCATTTGCCCCGCAAGCTGGCCGTCGTCGCCACCGACCTGATGACGGGCGAGGCCGTCGTCCTGGACCGGGACGACCTGGTCGAGGCGGTCCTGGCTTCGATCGCCCTGCCGGGCCTTCTCCCGCCGCGTCGGTATCGGGGTCGGTGGCTGGTCGACGGGGGCCTGGCGGCCAACCTGCCCGTCCGGGTGGCTTACGAGATGGGCGCCCGGCGGGTAATCGCCTTTTCCTGCCAGTGTATGAGCCGCCCCGCCGAAGTTCCCCGGGGCGCCCTGGACGTCTTATTCCACTGCGTCTCCCTGATGATTGCGACCCAGATGCGGCTTCAGCTCGAGTCGGTCGCCGGCCGTTTGGAAGCCGTCATCCTGGAGGGCTGTCCGGGGACGGACCTCGACCCCCTCGACTTTGACCGGGCCTATGAGCTCATCGAGCCGGCCTATCGGTCGGCTCGGGCTCAACTCCTTCAGCGGGTCCGGTCGGAAATCTCCGTCGCCTGA
- a CDS encoding Methanol dehydrogenase [cytochrome c] subunit 1: MDQINTANVGRLKVAWIQSLGTLRGQESVPIKIGDTLYVTTSWPNNVYAVDARTGRLKWKYVSDTPADAQQYACCDVVNRGAAYGNGKIFFGRLDGVLVALDAQTGKELWRATVVDYKAGYTITSPPIVIKDKVITGYAGAEFGARGAVVAYDMNTGRELWRTFTVGPGPEYDNSWQTDAWKTGGGTAWYVASYDPEANLVYYGTGNPAPWNTAVRPGDNKWSASIIALNPDDGRIVWGFQTTPQDAWDWDAENELVLVDLVIKGRKVPALMQANKNGFFYVLDRKTGKFVQGDKYYPHLNWAKGLDANGRPIEIPEMRPSLTQYVDYVCPVFWGGKNWPPMAYNPKTGLVYMPGNNMCMSIQHREVTYTKGALYIGSKHEHKPGPGAGPAKNLGQFRAFDPVNLKIVWTIDERYPGWGGALTTAGGLVFYGNEEGEFKAVDARTGKILWRFYAGSGIVAAPISYAVGGKQYIAVSVGLGGEYALLPGEAGKNLPNEVNLGGYLVAFTLE; the protein is encoded by the coding sequence TTGGACCAGATCAACACGGCCAACGTCGGGCGACTGAAAGTCGCCTGGATCCAATCCCTGGGGACCCTGCGGGGTCAGGAGTCCGTGCCCATCAAGATCGGCGACACCCTCTACGTGACGACCTCGTGGCCCAACAACGTCTATGCCGTCGACGCCCGGACCGGCCGTCTGAAGTGGAAGTACGTCTCCGACACCCCGGCCGACGCCCAGCAGTACGCTTGCTGCGACGTCGTCAACCGGGGGGCCGCATACGGCAACGGGAAGATCTTCTTCGGCCGCCTGGACGGCGTCCTGGTCGCCCTGGACGCCCAGACGGGAAAGGAATTGTGGCGGGCGACCGTCGTCGATTACAAGGCCGGCTACACGATCACCTCGCCCCCGATCGTCATCAAGGACAAGGTCATCACGGGCTACGCCGGGGCTGAATTCGGCGCTCGGGGCGCCGTCGTCGCCTACGACATGAATACGGGGCGGGAGCTGTGGCGGACGTTCACGGTGGGCCCCGGTCCCGAATACGACAACTCCTGGCAGACGGACGCCTGGAAGACGGGCGGCGGGACGGCCTGGTACGTGGCGTCCTACGACCCGGAGGCGAACCTCGTCTACTACGGGACGGGTAACCCGGCGCCCTGGAACACGGCCGTCCGACCGGGCGACAACAAGTGGTCGGCGTCCATCATCGCCCTGAACCCCGACGACGGCCGGATCGTTTGGGGCTTCCAGACGACGCCCCAGGACGCCTGGGACTGGGACGCCGAAAACGAGCTCGTCCTGGTCGACCTGGTGATCAAGGGCCGCAAGGTCCCGGCCCTGATGCAGGCCAACAAGAACGGCTTCTTCTACGTGCTGGACCGCAAGACCGGCAAGTTCGTCCAGGGCGACAAGTACTACCCCCACCTGAACTGGGCCAAGGGTCTCGACGCCAACGGCCGACCCATCGAGATCCCCGAGATGCGACCGTCGCTGACCCAGTATGTCGACTACGTGTGCCCCGTCTTCTGGGGCGGCAAGAACTGGCCGCCGATGGCGTACAACCCCAAGACGGGTCTCGTCTACATGCCGGGCAACAACATGTGCATGTCCATCCAGCACCGGGAGGTCACGTACACGAAGGGCGCCCTGTACATCGGGTCCAAGCACGAGCACAAGCCGGGGCCGGGCGCCGGTCCGGCCAAGAACCTGGGCCAGTTCCGGGCCTTCGACCCCGTGAACCTGAAGATCGTGTGGACCATCGACGAGCGCTATCCCGGCTGGGGCGGGGCCCTGACGACGGCCGGCGGTCTGGTCTTCTACGGTAATGAAGAAGGCGAGTTCAAGGCCGTCGATGCTCGGACGGGCAAGATCCTGTGGCGCTTCTACGCGGGTTCCGGCATCGTGGCGGCGCCCATCAGCTACGCCGTGGGCGGCAAACAGTACATCGCCGTCAGCGTGGGTCTGGGCGGTGAGTACGCCTTGCTTCCCGGCGAAGCCGGTAAAAACCTTCCGAACGAGGTGAATCTGGGCGGTTACCTGGTCGCCTTTACACTGGAGTGA
- the comEA gene encoding ComE operon protein 1, protein MKRWTHMRSAALWGLLLGLAVVLGYLSAPAGWAQTHTPSTETALVNINKAGVEELTSLPGIGPKIAQRIVEYRTQHGPFKRKEELLNVQGIGPKKFERLKDRITL, encoded by the coding sequence ATGAAGCGATGGACCCACATGCGTTCCGCGGCCCTGTGGGGCCTGCTCTTGGGTCTGGCCGTCGTCCTGGGATACCTCTCGGCGCCCGCCGGGTGGGCCCAGACGCACACGCCGTCCACTGAGACGGCGCTCGTGAACATCAACAAGGCCGGCGTGGAGGAGCTAACGAGCCTCCCCGGCATCGGACCCAAGATCGCCCAGCGCATCGTCGAGTACCGGACCCAGCATGGGCCCTTCAAACGAAAGGAGGAGCTCCTGAACGTGCAGGGCATCGGTCCTAAGAAGTTCGAGCGTCTCAAGGACCGGATCACCCTGTAG
- the thlA_2 gene encoding Acetyl-CoA acetyltransferase, producing the protein MAHPVAILSAARTPIGNFGGVFLPLTAVELGVWAAREAIYRAGLEPSDVELTIMGIARQAGCGPNPARQVAYRCGVPVDRPAFTVNMACASSLQALISGVHAIQMGDARVVLVGGMESMSRVPYMLDRARFEGYRLGDGVLIDGNYRDGFLDPLSGLLMGQTAENLARRYRISREEQDAYALRSHQRAVWATQTGRFRDEIVPVSVPQRRGEPVLVDRDEHPRPDTSLEKLAQLPPVFQENGTVTAGNSSGITDGAAALLLTRADIAERLGRTPLAIVEAYTVVGVPPEIMGIGPVPAVRRLLEKTGLHLEAFELIECNEAFAAQVLAVERELQWDPDIVNVNGGAIALGHPIGATGARIVTTLLYEMQKRGVRRGLATLCVSGGLGVAVSLVRP; encoded by the coding sequence ATGGCTCATCCCGTCGCCATCCTCAGTGCGGCCCGGACGCCCATCGGGAACTTCGGCGGCGTGTTTCTCCCCCTGACGGCCGTCGAGCTGGGCGTATGGGCCGCCCGGGAGGCCATCTACCGAGCAGGTCTGGAGCCCTCGGACGTCGAACTCACGATCATGGGCATCGCCCGGCAGGCCGGGTGCGGCCCCAATCCGGCCCGCCAGGTCGCCTACCGGTGCGGCGTGCCCGTCGACCGGCCGGCCTTTACCGTCAACATGGCGTGTGCTTCGAGTCTGCAGGCCCTGATTTCGGGCGTCCACGCGATTCAGATGGGCGACGCCCGCGTCGTGTTGGTCGGCGGCATGGAGTCCATGAGCCGTGTGCCCTACATGCTGGACCGGGCTCGCTTTGAGGGCTACCGCCTCGGCGACGGCGTCCTCATCGACGGCAACTACCGGGACGGGTTCCTGGACCCCCTCAGCGGCCTCCTGATGGGCCAAACGGCCGAGAACTTAGCCCGGCGATACCGTATCTCCCGGGAAGAGCAGGACGCCTACGCCCTGCGGAGTCATCAGCGGGCCGTTTGGGCGACCCAGACGGGCCGCTTCCGGGACGAGATCGTGCCCGTCTCCGTACCCCAGCGGCGGGGTGAGCCGGTCCTTGTCGACCGGGATGAGCACCCCCGGCCGGATACGTCGCTGGAGAAGCTGGCTCAACTCCCGCCGGTTTTCCAGGAGAACGGGACGGTCACGGCGGGGAATTCCTCCGGGATCACCGACGGGGCGGCGGCCCTCCTCTTGACTCGGGCGGACATCGCCGAACGGCTGGGTCGGACACCCTTGGCCATCGTCGAGGCGTACACGGTCGTCGGCGTGCCGCCCGAGATCATGGGGATCGGCCCCGTGCCGGCCGTCCGCCGGCTCTTGGAGAAGACGGGCCTCCATTTAGAGGCCTTCGAGCTGATCGAATGTAACGAGGCTTTCGCGGCGCAGGTCCTGGCCGTCGAACGGGAGCTTCAGTGGGACCCGGACATCGTGAACGTCAACGGTGGGGCCATCGCTTTAGGCCATCCTATCGGGGCGACGGGGGCCCGCATCGTCACGACGCTTTTGTACGAAATGCAGAAGCGGGGCGTGCGACGGGGCCTGGCGACCCTGTGCGTGAGCGGCGGCCTGGGCGTCGCCGTCTCGCTGGTCCGGCCGTGA
- the qgdA_2 gene encoding Quinohemoprotein alcohol dehydrogenase ADH-IIG, protein MRIGWWGGAFLIGWAWLLSWDRGPSVSPVAPSFASASVPEEAHACTGILQNSGTLQAVLTAVSRYKTTYVLLYSDDLGFSIESIEDPILLSLRVGVPVGTPAADLAQKYRLLRRVDYPGTVTALRQVLTDVLNRKIDAALLWAPLAGLLVLEMDPAHRLSMTPVADPAPPPAEFSSPPAPSADGPPSVAEAAARCRDAVQGVLEAYGVAPAELLTPSNPGTGVAVPSEPPPENLEEARRGWDVYQANCERCHGPDAISGGLAPDLRDRIRRLSYAEFFQTVLQGRVEKGMPAWRGILKADDVRLVYQYIRARSTGRLGPGRPS, encoded by the coding sequence ATGCGAATCGGGTGGTGGGGCGGTGCGTTCCTGATCGGCTGGGCCTGGCTGTTAAGCTGGGACCGTGGGCCATCGGTCTCGCCGGTGGCTCCGTCTTTCGCCTCAGCCTCGGTCCCTGAGGAAGCGCATGCCTGTACAGGCATCCTTCAAAACTCGGGGACTCTCCAGGCCGTCCTGACGGCGGTCTCCCGCTATAAGACGACGTATGTCCTCCTATACTCCGATGACTTAGGCTTCTCTATCGAGTCCATCGAGGATCCGATCCTCTTGAGCTTGCGGGTCGGAGTCCCGGTCGGGACCCCGGCGGCCGACTTGGCCCAGAAATACCGATTGCTCCGGCGGGTAGACTATCCGGGGACAGTGACTGCCCTGCGCCAGGTCCTCACGGATGTCCTGAATCGGAAAATCGATGCGGCTCTCCTGTGGGCTCCCCTGGCGGGCCTGTTGGTGCTCGAGATGGACCCGGCGCATCGGCTGAGCATGACGCCTGTCGCCGACCCGGCGCCGCCCCCGGCCGAGTTCTCATCGCCCCCGGCCCCGTCGGCAGACGGCCCGCCATCGGTCGCGGAGGCGGCCGCCCGCTGTCGGGACGCGGTGCAGGGCGTGCTGGAGGCCTACGGCGTGGCACCGGCTGAACTCCTGACGCCCTCGAATCCGGGGACAGGGGTCGCCGTCCCTTCGGAACCGCCGCCGGAGAATCTCGAAGAGGCCCGGCGGGGATGGGACGTCTACCAGGCGAATTGTGAACGTTGTCATGGGCCTGACGCCATTTCCGGCGGGCTCGCCCCGGACTTGCGGGATCGGATTCGACGTCTCAGCTACGCTGAGTTCTTCCAGACAGTCCTCCAGGGCCGGGTCGAGAAGGGGATGCCCGCATGGCGGGGCATCCTTAAGGCCGACGACGTGCGTCTGGTCTACCAGTACATCCGGGCCCGAAGCACGGGACGGCTGGGGCCCGGACGGCCCTCGTAG
- the deaD gene encoding ATP-dependent RNA helicase DeaD — protein MVLRTDEWIHHRLARTWPVFFQRFGRLRPIQRRVIPFVLEGRSLVVMAPAAAGKTEAVFAPLLELCVTETWPSPAILYVAPTRALVNDMYRRLEPLPTWLRVSVGRRTEDYREVSGTRWPTVVLTTPESLDSLLCRFPQALASVRALILDEVHLVHGTDRGDQLRGLVYRLRRIVERTTGQRLRGYVLSATLDAPRRIGRHYLGDDFLVVRDPALRGFETPTFEAWTDERQAAETIVRWLRTHDVQKALVFVNTKPAAEKMGTALKRAWPYPQQVLIHHGRLPRRSRLDVEAAFRAGETAICVATTTLELGIDIGDIDAVVLASPPPTFASFLQRLGRSNRRAALIRALAFYRDDVERALVETFFAMAEKGQMETRAYAPSLTAGLQQVLSYVVQKRTPGCSLKALQELVHGMGLRAEMLEAWLPRLLQRGWLTVSQGLYWPGPRLMAAFERGWLHSLIGDVADATATVVDSEGHVVAEIFWDPAVPPGSTLTIGGRTYRVEQVRGSTVIVRLQCGASDSAAAPFPAAPPVYWSYRVGSELRPRLWPGLPPHVVPVVPSDEGWVVLHCFGYVHGRIWSHAVAHANHWRVRHTDAVQTVFDAGALYDAVWNPPAASVRWAFRQWRSDLERLWGPSRFYRMLSPSERLRHLARCLRWKAFARFLDGLDWQVLQG, from the coding sequence ATGGTCCTTCGGACCGATGAATGGATCCACCACCGGCTGGCCCGGACATGGCCCGTCTTTTTCCAGCGCTTCGGCCGTCTTCGACCCATCCAGCGGAGGGTCATCCCCTTTGTCCTGGAGGGCCGGTCCCTGGTCGTCATGGCCCCGGCGGCCGCCGGCAAGACGGAGGCCGTCTTTGCCCCCCTCCTGGAGCTGTGCGTGACCGAGACGTGGCCCTCCCCGGCCATCCTGTATGTGGCCCCGACCCGAGCCCTCGTCAATGACATGTACCGTCGGTTGGAACCCCTGCCGACCTGGCTCCGGGTCTCCGTCGGGCGCCGCACCGAGGACTACCGGGAAGTCTCGGGTACCCGATGGCCGACGGTCGTCCTGACGACACCCGAGTCTTTGGACTCCCTCCTGTGCCGGTTTCCCCAGGCCTTGGCCTCTGTCCGAGCCTTGATCTTGGATGAGGTTCACCTGGTCCACGGGACGGACCGGGGCGACCAGCTCCGAGGCCTCGTCTATCGCCTTCGGCGCATCGTCGAGCGGACGACCGGCCAGCGGCTTCGAGGCTACGTGCTGTCGGCGACTCTGGATGCCCCCCGTCGGATCGGGCGTCACTACCTGGGGGACGACTTCTTGGTCGTCCGGGACCCTGCCCTCCGGGGCTTCGAGACCCCGACCTTCGAGGCCTGGACCGACGAACGCCAGGCCGCCGAGACGATCGTCCGATGGCTCCGAACCCATGACGTGCAAAAGGCCCTCGTGTTCGTCAATACGAAGCCGGCGGCGGAAAAGATGGGGACGGCCCTGAAACGGGCCTGGCCCTATCCCCAGCAGGTCCTGATCCATCACGGCCGCCTGCCGCGTCGGTCCCGGCTGGACGTGGAGGCCGCCTTTCGGGCCGGTGAGACGGCCATCTGCGTGGCGACGACGACCCTGGAGCTGGGCATCGACATCGGCGACATCGATGCCGTCGTCCTGGCAAGTCCCCCGCCGACCTTTGCCTCCTTTCTCCAACGCCTGGGCCGGAGCAATCGCCGGGCGGCCCTCATCCGGGCCCTGGCCTTTTACCGGGATGACGTCGAGCGGGCCCTCGTCGAGACCTTCTTTGCGATGGCTGAAAAGGGGCAGATGGAAACCCGGGCCTACGCGCCCTCCCTGACGGCGGGCCTCCAACAGGTCCTCTCCTACGTCGTCCAGAAGCGGACCCCCGGATGTTCCCTGAAGGCTCTTCAGGAACTGGTTCACGGGATGGGCCTCCGGGCTGAGATGCTCGAGGCCTGGCTTCCACGGCTCCTCCAACGGGGTTGGCTGACCGTCTCGCAGGGCCTCTACTGGCCAGGTCCTCGACTCATGGCGGCCTTTGAACGGGGGTGGCTCCACTCCCTGATCGGGGACGTCGCCGACGCGACGGCCACCGTCGTCGACAGCGAGGGCCACGTCGTCGCCGAAATCTTCTGGGACCCGGCCGTGCCACCGGGGTCGACCCTGACGATCGGGGGCCGGACATACCGGGTCGAGCAGGTCCGGGGCTCGACGGTCATCGTTCGACTTCAATGCGGAGCGTCCGATTCGGCGGCGGCCCCCTTTCCGGCGGCCCCGCCCGTGTACTGGAGTTATCGGGTCGGTTCCGAGCTCCGCCCCCGCCTCTGGCCGGGTCTGCCGCCCCACGTCGTGCCCGTCGTGCCGTCCGACGAGGGCTGGGTCGTCTTACATTGCTTTGGGTACGTACACGGCCGGATATGGAGTCATGCCGTCGCCCACGCCAATCACTGGCGGGTTCGCCACACCGACGCCGTTCAGACGGTCTTCGACGCCGGCGCCCTGTACGACGCCGTGTGGAACCCGCCGGCCGCATCGGTCCGGTGGGCTTTCCGCCAATGGCGGTCGGACTTGGAACGCCTGTGGGGCCCATCCCGGTTTTACCGGATGTTGAGCCCCTCGGAACGGCTCCGGCACCTGGCCCGATGCCTCCGATGGAAGGCCTTCGCCCGTTTTCTGGACGGCCTGGACTGGCAGGTCCTCCAAGGATAG
- the dtd gene encoding D-aminoacyl-tRNA deacylase, which yields MKMVIQRVAWARVRVGPEVVGQIGPGLLVFLCIEKGDSADGLDYWIQRLPVLRVFGDAEGKMNLSLQDVGGAILVVSQFTLAARLHKKGRRPSFEGAETPERAEALVRYFVEGLRRQGVPVAEGRFGAMMAVELLNDGPVTFIVDEPPRQVL from the coding sequence ATGAAAATGGTCATCCAGCGGGTCGCCTGGGCCCGGGTCCGGGTCGGTCCGGAGGTCGTCGGCCAGATCGGGCCGGGCCTTTTGGTCTTCCTGTGCATCGAGAAGGGGGATTCGGCCGACGGCCTGGACTACTGGATCCAACGGTTGCCCGTCCTGCGGGTCTTTGGAGACGCCGAGGGCAAGATGAATCTCTCCCTTCAAGACGTCGGGGGTGCTATCTTAGTCGTTTCCCAATTCACCCTGGCGGCCCGCCTTCACAAGAAAGGTCGGCGACCCAGCTTTGAGGGGGCCGAGACGCCTGAGCGGGCCGAAGCCTTGGTCCGATATTTTGTCGAGGGTCTCCGGCGGCAAGGCGTGCCCGTCGCCGAGGGCCGGTTCGGTGCCATGATGGCCGTCGAACTCCTGAACGACGGCCCCGTGACCTTCATCGTCGACGAGCCGCCTCGACAAGTTTTGTGA
- the pleD_3 gene encoding Response regulator PleD — protein sequence MRLADLYQASDQERRQARKRGILLATAGYLLALGVLLFLRFVGVTRFSIAQWLEALGWTVATQAVLWSVPHFGWDVLLKWDRHYIYVPMVVAAFLLNGYIYMAPESRFILMMAWFAALLYTAGYAGFLPVLTLSLLFAACYLVVVFGLTDPAHIGSVEFEFIVVGAFLIITAYAAVVFEGLRRDRRAMKQLQRQLLEISITDPMTGLYNYREFYRRLREEIHRAERYGRSFTLLIVDIDRLKAVNDLYGHLKGDELIQQVARLIKENVRPSDIAYRYGGDEFFILLPETSPEGARTVADRLGRVVAATPFPVQPNQVIHPTVSIGLAAYPEHGRTTEEIIAAADRALYAAKQARSST from the coding sequence ATGCGGCTGGCCGATCTCTATCAGGCGTCTGACCAAGAGCGGCGCCAGGCCCGAAAACGGGGGATTTTGCTGGCGACGGCCGGCTATCTACTGGCCCTGGGGGTTCTCCTGTTTTTACGCTTTGTCGGCGTCACTCGATTTTCGATAGCCCAGTGGCTGGAGGCCCTCGGGTGGACGGTAGCGACCCAGGCCGTCTTGTGGTCGGTCCCTCACTTCGGGTGGGACGTCCTCTTGAAGTGGGACCGGCATTACATTTACGTCCCGATGGTCGTGGCGGCCTTCCTGCTCAATGGCTACATCTACATGGCCCCCGAGAGCCGATTCATCCTCATGATGGCTTGGTTTGCCGCCCTGCTGTATACGGCCGGCTATGCCGGCTTCCTGCCTGTCCTGACCCTTAGCCTCCTGTTTGCGGCCTGCTACCTGGTCGTCGTTTTTGGGCTGACGGACCCGGCTCATATCGGGTCGGTGGAGTTTGAGTTCATCGTCGTGGGGGCCTTTCTCATCATTACGGCCTATGCGGCGGTCGTGTTTGAGGGTCTCCGGCGGGACCGCCGGGCCATGAAACAGCTCCAGCGCCAGCTCCTGGAGATTTCTATCACGGACCCCATGACGGGGCTTTACAACTACCGGGAGTTCTACCGTCGCTTGCGGGAGGAAATCCACCGGGCCGAACGCTACGGCCGGTCCTTCACGCTCTTGATCGTGGACATCGACCGCCTGAAGGCCGTCAACGACCTGTATGGCCACCTCAAGGGAGACGAGCTGATCCAGCAGGTCGCCCGCCTGATCAAGGAGAACGTCCGTCCGAGCGACATCGCTTACCGTTACGGCGGAGACGAATTCTTCATCCTCCTCCCGGAGACGTCTCCCGAGGGGGCCCGAACTGTGGCCGACCGACTCGGCCGCGTCGTCGCCGCGACCCCTTTCCCGGTCCAACCGAACCAGGTCATTCATCCTACGGTGAGCATCGGACTGGCCGCCTACCCTGAGCACGGCCGGACGACTGAAGAAATCATCGCGGCCGCTGACCGCGCCCTCTATGCCGCCAAGCAGGCCCGCTCCTCGACGTGA
- the crp_2 gene encoding cAMP-activated global transcriptional regulator CRP, with the protein MKPTTPSALLWWYFQRMELFQGLPEEELRWLHRQSLMRHYRPGTYIALSLPDESHIYMVKAGFVELGYRDARGRVFVVDLLGPGDFFGRLSFGGHVDSFARAAGEVDLCIIAPQAFLSVIERYPDLALRVLQRQAAYIRLLESRLRGVVFQDVRHRILHLLSDFHRRFARRPDECLEIPLTHRAIASMVGCSRETASLYLSRLKKAGIIDYTRRYICIRDPQGLQEKLPSLFEEEL; encoded by the coding sequence ATGAAGCCGACGACCCCATCCGCCCTCCTGTGGTGGTACTTCCAACGCATGGAGCTCTTCCAGGGCCTGCCGGAAGAAGAGCTCCGATGGCTCCACCGCCAGAGCCTGATGCGACACTACCGGCCCGGGACTTATATCGCCCTTTCCCTTCCCGACGAATCCCACATCTACATGGTCAAGGCGGGGTTCGTCGAACTCGGGTACCGGGACGCCCGGGGCCGTGTCTTTGTCGTGGACCTGCTGGGACCCGGCGATTTCTTCGGACGCCTGTCCTTTGGCGGCCATGTCGACAGCTTTGCCCGGGCCGCCGGGGAGGTGGACCTCTGTATCATCGCTCCCCAGGCCTTCCTGAGCGTCATCGAGCGATACCCCGACCTGGCCCTGCGGGTCCTCCAGCGGCAGGCGGCCTACATCCGTCTTTTGGAGTCGCGACTCCGGGGGGTCGTCTTTCAGGACGTCCGACACCGTATTCTCCATCTCCTGTCGGATTTCCATCGGCGGTTTGCCCGTCGTCCCGACGAGTGTCTCGAGATCCCCTTGACCCACCGGGCGATCGCCTCGATGGTCGGCTGCTCGCGGGAGACGGCCAGTCTATACCTGTCCAGACTCAAAAAGGCGGGCATCATCGACTACACCCGACGATACATCTGCATCCGGGACCCCCAAGGGCTTCAAGAGAAATTACCCTCCCTCTTTGAAGAAGAATTGTAA
- the csoR gene encoding Copper-sensing transcriptional repressor CsoR, with product MPAQVRRRGKTPSTVTTAPPADRREVPEVLRTIYLPKPVRRRLIHRIHRIQGQLEAIRREIARGQCADDLLIQVAAVWGAVKQLAAKILENHLVDCARTCMREGRTDEEVLERIARALSVILRQS from the coding sequence ATGCCGGCTCAAGTCCGACGTCGAGGGAAGACCCCATCCACGGTCACGACGGCCCCGCCGGCCGACCGTCGGGAGGTCCCCGAGGTCCTGCGGACGATCTATCTCCCCAAGCCCGTCCGGCGACGGCTCATCCATCGCATCCATCGCATCCAGGGCCAGCTCGAAGCCATCCGGCGGGAGATCGCCCGGGGCCAGTGCGCCGACGACCTCCTCATCCAGGTCGCCGCCGTCTGGGGGGCCGTCAAGCAGTTGGCCGCCAAAATCCTGGAGAACCACCTGGTCGACTGTGCCCGCACGTGCATGCGGGAGGGCCGGACTGATGAGGAGGTCCTCGAGCGAATCGCTCGGGCCTTGAGCGTCATCCTGCGGCAGAGCTGA